In Streptomyces sp. NBC_00341, the DNA window CCGCGAACGCCGCCCCGATCGCCTTGCTGACCGCCACCAGATCGTGCAGCCAGGACCCGACCGCGGAGTCCACCGTGTCGTAGAAGGCCGAGCCCTGGGCGACCGGATCGGCGGCCAGCTCCGCCGACGTCATCGGCTCCAGCAGCGCCGCCAGATACGCCTGCGCCACAAACAGGAACCCCGCCAGCACCAGGCAGAACAACAGCGCCCGCGCCACCTTCGCCGAACCGCCCGTCACCTCCTCCGCGAACGTGGCGATGGCGTCGAAGCCCAGGTACGACAGCACGGCCACGGACACCGCGCCCAGCACCGCGGAGGCGGAGAACCCCGCGTCGCCGTTGAGCGGCGTCAGCCAGCCGCGCTGCGCCCCGTCCTGCACGAGCACCACCACGGCGGACACCAGGAACACCAGCAGCACCACGATCTCCATGGCGAGCACCGCGAAGCCGACCCGGGCCGCCGCCCGTACGCCCCAGAGGTTCAGCAGCGTCGTGAGGACCACCGCCAGCGCGGTCCACACCCACCGCGACACCTCGGGCACCAGCGAGTTCATCGCGATCCCGGAGAAGAGATAGGCGACGGCGGGGATGAGCAGGTAGTCGAGCATCGCCATCCACCCCGCGATGAACCCCGGCCCCTCCCCGAGCCCCTTGCGCGCGTACGCGAACACCGAACCCGCCAGCGGAGCGACCCGCACCATCTGGGCGTAGCTGAAAGCGGTGAACGCCATCACCACGGTCGCCGTGATGTAGACCAGCGCCACCGCGCCGTGCGATTTCGCGTCGAGCGTGCCGAAGACGCCGACCGGGGCCATCGGGGCGATGAACAGCAGCCCGTAGACCACCAGATCCCGGAACCCCAGCGTCCGCCGCAGCCCCGCCCGGTCCGCGGTGCTGCCACTGGTGGAATCCGTACCGCTGCCGGCCATGGGTCCTCCGTTGTAGGCGTGATGATCAGTCTCCCGACCCCGTCGGCCCCGCGCCTGTTCGGTACGGCCTAACGGCCTCCCCCGCGGCAGGGAGCGGGCTCCCGGCGCTCTGCGGCTCCGCTCTCTGCCGCGGAGGAGGCCGTTACGATGGGACGCATGACTGCTACGACACCCCGACGCGTCCTGCTCGCCGCTCCCCGTGGCTACTGCGCGGGCGTGGACCGTGCCGTGATCGCCGTGGAGAAGGCTCTGGAGCAGTACGGCTCACCGGTCTACGTGCGCCACGAGATCGTCCACAACAAATACGTCGTGCAGACGCTGGAGAAGAAGGGCGCGATCTTCGTCGAGGAGACCGCGGAGGTCCCCGAGGGCTCGATCGTGATGTTCTCCGCGCACGGCGTCGCGCCGACCGTGCACGACGAGGCCGCCGAACGGAAGCTCGCCACGATCGACGCGACCTGCCCGCTGGTCACCAAGGTCCACAAGGAGGCCGTCCGCTTCGCGCAGGACGACTTCGACATCCTCCTCATCGGCCACGAGGGCCACGAGGAGGTCATCGGCACCTCCGGCGAGGCCCCGGACCACATCACGCTGGTCGACGGCCCCGAGGACGTCGCCAACGTCGAGGTGCGCGACCCGTCCCGGGTCGTCTGGCTCTCCCAGACCACGCTCTCGGTCGACGAGACGATGGAGACCGTCGGCGCGCTCAAGGAGAAGTTCCCGCTCCTGATCTCGCCGCCCAGCGACGACATCTGCTACGCCACGCAGAACCGCCAGATCGCGGTGAAGCAGATGGGCGCGGACGCCGACCTGGTGATCGTCGTCGGCTCCAAGAACTCCTCCAACTCGGTCCGGCTGGTCGAGGTCGCCCTCGGCGCGGGCGCGGGCGACTCGCACCTGGTGGACTCCGCCGACGAGATCGACGAGGCCTGGCTGGACGGCGTCTCCACGGTCGGCGTCACCTCCGGCGCGTCCGTCCCGGAGGTGCTGGTCGACGGTGTGCTGGCCTGGTTGTCCGAGCGGGGCTTCGAGGACGTGGAGATCGTGAAGGCGGCCGAGGAGTCGATCATCTTCTCGCTGCCCAAGGAGCTCCGCCGGGACCTGCGCGCGGAGGCGGCGGCCCTGTCGGCCGAGTGAGCCGACTCCTGCCCCTCCTGTTTCCGCACCGGTTTCCGCACCGTTTCCGCACCGGTTTCCGCTCCGGGAAGTGAGTGGGGCCCGGTGCCCGTACCGTGGATCACATGGAGATCTTCGGCGTGGACATCGGCGGATCCGGGATCAAGGGTGCTCCCGTGGACCTGGACCGCGGAGACCTGGCGCGGGAGCGCCACAAAGTACTCACACCGCACCCGGCCACACCCGATGACGTGGCCGGGTGCGTGGCCGAGGTGGTCGGGCATTTCGACTGGTCGGGCCCGGTGGGCATCACGTTCCCGGGCGTGGTCACCAGCGGCGTCACCCGGTCCGCGGCCAATGTCGACAAGGGCTGGATCGACCTGGACGCCCGCACGCTGCTCAGCGACAA includes these proteins:
- a CDS encoding 4-hydroxy-3-methylbut-2-enyl diphosphate reductase, with translation MGRMTATTPRRVLLAAPRGYCAGVDRAVIAVEKALEQYGSPVYVRHEIVHNKYVVQTLEKKGAIFVEETAEVPEGSIVMFSAHGVAPTVHDEAAERKLATIDATCPLVTKVHKEAVRFAQDDFDILLIGHEGHEEVIGTSGEAPDHITLVDGPEDVANVEVRDPSRVVWLSQTTLSVDETMETVGALKEKFPLLISPPSDDICYATQNRQIAVKQMGADADLVIVVGSKNSSNSVRLVEVALGAGAGDSHLVDSADEIDEAWLDGVSTVGVTSGASVPEVLVDGVLAWLSERGFEDVEIVKAAEESIIFSLPKELRRDLRAEAAALSAE
- a CDS encoding APC family permease → MAGSGTDSTSGSTADRAGLRRTLGFRDLVVYGLLFIAPMAPVGVFGTLDAKSHGAVALVYITATVVMAFTAFSYAQMVRVAPLAGSVFAYARKGLGEGPGFIAGWMAMLDYLLIPAVAYLFSGIAMNSLVPEVSRWVWTALAVVLTTLLNLWGVRAAARVGFAVLAMEIVVLLVFLVSAVVVLVQDGAQRGWLTPLNGDAGFSASAVLGAVSVAVLSYLGFDAIATFAEEVTGGSAKVARALLFCLVLAGFLFVAQAYLAALLEPMTSAELAADPVAQGSAFYDTVDSAVGSWLHDLVAVSKAIGAAFAALAGQAAAGRLLFAMARERRLPALLSKVDPRSGVPRIAILIAAVVTLVAAVWAARRDDGLDHLVSVVDVGALTAFVLLHASVVGWFVVRRREGAPSWWRHVLIPVVGAGVLIAVIVEATSSAQVVGACWFVVGLAVLLVQRGRRAAG